tagcaAACTACCTATGATTTAACaatttattgagaaaaaaacaaaataagaaagatGGAGTACTGGATTAGACAAAAACCTGTGGCGATAACTGGGGAAGTTCGTTAGGTTGCGTATGCATCCATCCCAAAGGCTCCAAATCATTCAGGAAATCATGCTCTGGGAGAGCTGCTGGAAGATTAACTTGCTGATGGGTTCCCCACTGCGGCGGCATAGCAATACAGCGAATTTCCTTAACCTGCGGGTTGTCAGGGGGACTTATGCCATACAAGTAGCCAGCAATTTGAGTCCGCAGATCTGCTATGCAGATAAACTTCTTCAAAATGTTTTTTGGCATTATATAAGTATATCCCGTTTCCTGCATTAACCAGTGCTCTCCATGTCAGCAGATGTGAATAATATAtgattatcatatataatatgagaaGGAAGACCTGTACCTTTATATCCTCTGAATTCACATAAATATGATTGACGCGAAGATAGAGATTTGTTGCTGATATTGCTCTCACACGCCAATCAGTTTTAGATCCAAATGCAGCTTGCTCATATGGACTTGTGGTGGTGACAATCAGTTCATCACCATGCACATTGGTAGTCTTTGTTGTCACTGCTGTCAGCTGACTTGCTTCTTTTGCCTGATATTTTTACACACAACACaccaaaaaaatgagattctaTCAAGAAATAAAGTTATAATCAATATGAAACAGAAAGAAACATCACCTGCTTCTCGATCTCAGCAATCTGCTGTCTCTGTTGAGAAGGTGGGGTAATCTCGGCTCCAAGTATAATATCACGAATCTCAGACTGTGTCAGAGCTGATGTATTAACATTGTTCTTCTTGGCATAATCTGAGAGTATGAGATCTCTAAGAGCAACCTCAACCTGTACCATGAAGATCATTGGCATAACTCATAATATTGAGGAggtgcataaaaataattcaatcataACTTGAGAAGATTTCTTGAGACTACTGATTTGAATCTAACCATCAAATTTTAATCACAACACTACCAATTTCCAAAACCTTTGTGAAACTTTTTTGTTACAAGTAACCTTTATGAAACTTATATGCCTTTTGAATGATAAGAAAAAGGTGAGTCTTTTTAACAACAAATTTAAGAAGAAGGAATGCATCACTACAACAATGGGGTTAGTTACCTTCATCCATTGATCATCATTGAGAGAAGGCCATATGTGGTGAGGCTCGGTAATGATCGTTTTGTCGGGCTTTAGTAACATCTTTGCCTTCTCATTGTTCACATGAAGTGCACGCAAGATCAGAATGAGCCGGGAGAATGCAGTGTATGATGAAATACTTTTCAACCAATCATCATAAATGTTGAAAAGAACCATTTGTGGCTCTGTAGCCTTCAAAATCAAGTCACCAAACTTCTCAATCTTCAAGCATGCCTGGAAAGGAAGCTGCAGCTCACTTCCTTTAATAACTATGTTGGGAAAATCAAGCAAGTGAACCTCCAATGGATCCAGCATTCCTTTACGAGTCACAATAATTTGCTTTGGTTGTTCTTCAACGGGTAAAGACCGGACAAGAGCAGCAACTTCTTCTGCCGTTTTCCACTTAGCCAACTGACCAAGACGCTTCTGTCCTGCCCAGACACTTGTGTGAATGACCTGCAAGAAATCATATCATGAATGAACTTTAGAATCTCAACTCAAGAGAGAGACTACTTCCAAAATaccattgaaaaggaaaaaaatattgaaagaaacAAACCTTCAGAAACAGCTGCCCAGTCCTTGGATTGAATATAAAGATAGCACCATTGATGGGTTTTGTTGTAAGATTTCCTTCAAATGTCTTATGGATAGTAACACGATACACATTAGTGTCATCGACAAACCATATTATTTGATTGCTGAAGATTTCTCCATAGTTCTGAGATGACAAATATGGTTCAGTGGGCTCAGAAGAATACAATTGCAAACCTTTCCTTATCCGCTCCCTCAAGACATATAAGGCTGGATTCGACTGCAAATGCACCAAGAAATATTATGTACTGCTATATATCTATCACTAAtttatggggaaaaaaaataataacaaccaAAAATTAAGAGATATACCTTCATAATCTTATTCATTGCCTGCTGGATGAGAGGCTTTGACCCAGGAAACCAATTACCAAATGCAGAATGTAAGTTATATGCCAAATCGAGGCCAATCATCACCCCTGCATGGAAAAACCCATGATGATTATTTCAAACCTAAAAACAAAAGCACCTAAAGAAGTAAAGCAAAAGGCAATGATAACATACCAGTAGGAGATGGATATATAGACATGTTATCTGTTGTATAATCCATAAACTTGGCTCGAGTGTAACGCTCAATATCGTGAGAGTCATAATCTCCCCAGCGGAGCTGCACGTCAACCCAGTACTTGTTGCTAGCTTTCTGATCAAACACATCCTTCGGCTCAGCCACAAGACTAGGTTTTGACATTGGCCATCTATGAGCAGCAAAGAGAAGAATGTCTGCACAAGAACTGTTCATTTTGTAACTCTTCCTTGGATGGATTGTTTCCTTCTGTACAGTTTCGATTTCCAAAGCATCCAACTCCTGATCCAGAACTTGACAAAGATCCATGACAACACTCTCATGAACCTTTTGCCACAAATGAGCACGGAATATCTGAATCAGTGAGATCTTCAACGTAGGGATCTTCCCGTGCATGAAGATTCCTGTTAGATCCAACTGGACTTGGAAACCCACGTAAACATTCGCTCTATTTATTGTAGGTGACCACCAAAGAGTGAACCTACGGTTAGGGATTTGGTTGAGACCAGATCTCTGAGCATTTGTCAGCTTCTTATACTTCATTGATTCCTCAAAGCCCGATGCCTTTTCCCAGAAGAGACCTTCCCAAGTTGGAAAGCTGAAAAattcaaacattaattaatcCCTTAGGGGAAGGACATTACAATATGTGTTACACTCATAACTGTGtaacaatttgaaaataaagattgctctttttttttttttatcagttattGCTCCTTTATCATACCCACTTCTGAAATGATTCAATCCATAGAACAAGTTTGATAATATATGTACCAATGGCCTTTAGGACTACAAGGCATTTCCACTCCATAACTAATGAGTGGAAGTAAGGTCATCGATTCAACCCCGTAAAGGTGAAGTGTGTACTGCAGTGCAACAAACTCCAACTGCCAACATCATAGAGGACAAATACTGCTCTGCTAGGTGTATTAACCGACCATATCATATATACCTACTTGTTTCATCAACAATCCCCATTGTAATATAGAACAGTAGACTGACTAAAATGATGACAACTAATCTGAAGAAACTTGCCACACAGAACACTTACTATGTTCCTTTGAACAAGGTATGCTCAAGAATTCCCTCGACACCTCCCAAAGCTTGGATTACATCAGTTCGATAATTGTTCAAGTTCCAAAGTTTTCCGTCATGCCTCTGGTGCGTCCACCAGAAAGGGTTCTGCTTTAAAACTTGGTATTGCTTGAAGTCAGTGCGCACCCTCCATCCTTTGTCATATGCAAGAGTGTGCCGATCCTTCTGAAACAAAGTATTTATACGTGGAATTCCCCTGTCCCATGAATCCTGACAAATGAATGGAGTAAGATATTAGGATGAAAGAATTTTTTCAGAAGTCCtaaaaatactgtaaaaaaatGGCCACTCACTTCCAAATCTTCAAGGGTCAGACGCCTATTTTGTGCCTGAGCTTCCTGCCTCTTCAGCGCATATTCTGCCCAAACACGCTGTGAATCTATGAACTCACTCTCCCATGGCTGTCAAGAAACGAGCAAGATGATTAAAAATCTGAAGCAAATACATAGATAGACATACCATATACACATGAAACATAAATCTCAAGTCACCTGTATATATCGATAAAGATTGGGAATTAGCTGGTCCTCTTCATGACTCATTCCACTCCTAAAGTGAGTTACACCGACATCAGTCTGCTGACTGTAACGGAGGTCACTTTGTGGAATCAATATGTGACCCATGGAAAGCATGCCAAGTCCTCCAATTTCCTTTGGAGTGTAAAAAATGACAGGAGGGAACCTGAGAGAAGATTGATATTCAGAAACCACAATGAGATTCACAATGCATCTTTGGGAAATTAAATTGCATCTTATGCAGCCAATAATTTTACCTGCTAGGCATCTTTGAGTTCAACCCAATCTTTATACgggtttgaattttattttcgcATTTAACCAGCAAATCTAACAGTTCTTGAGTATGTACAGTGGCTTCACGGAAATAAGTCATGAGACCTATCAAAAACAAGAACCACTCATAAATATCCTTGCAATGTCAAAACAATTGTAACAAGGCAAAATAAGATTTCAAAATAAGTACCTATCAGGGCAGTATTCCATTTATTGACAATTTTCGTAAATGTTGTAGAACCTGAAGACATAAGAATCTGCCTCACACGATTCTCAAACACCTTCATGTGTTCATCATCCACCCGCAAGAAAGCAACTGCAGTCCGTTCTTTGGTTTGTTCATTCTGCAGATTCCAAACGCCATCCCTTGTATTACTGAATGCTTCTTGGGTCATTCTTATTTTAGGAAGTATCCGAACTTCAAATCCACACCTACAGGTCAAAGAGGAGATGCTTCAGATAATCTGACAAGCCTCTTTGAGGAAAGGCCTAGGGAGGCCAAAGAAAAAAGTATCTTCTAAAGCAAATATGGCGCTAAGATAAAGGCATCTTGGACTTGtgcataattaaaaatatatatattataaataaatctaatatgtAACTGCCAAAAAAAGCTCTTAAACCCAAGAAACCTATTCTATATGATCACAGTTAAACAAGTCTGGATCAACACTATCAACCCATTCTTTTTGTACTTGTTCACTCTTAAATTATCTAGGCAAAACATCCAGGAGTTCCAACTTGAGAGATTAAAAGCAACCAGACTGGCGCATAGGAAATTCCAGGAactaaccaaaaccaaaaatccCGCGCAACATTGAGTATATGATCATTGCTGGAAAACATAGCTCCAAAGCAGAAACATCTCATAAAATACGTACAAAAGATACAGTGACTTAATAGATGGATATACATACATGCTGAAGAGCAAGTTTGGATTATCCTTGCTGTAAACTGAGACAAAGCTATTCTCCCACTCCAATGTTGTGATACTTCGAGGAAGACGGTTCTTCATATCCCAGAAAACACTCCTCCCAAGATTTACTGAAAGGACAATCAGAGAAAGAGACATGATATAAGCCAATTTCTGCATCTCAAGAAAGCTAAGTCATTCTTTCTAAAAAGGTTTGGTCATAACTTTATAATTACAAGTCGCCACCCTATTCTCCCAGACAAGTCGCCACCCATCTAGCCGGAGAGCGGCTTCTCACCATCGTCATAGACGAGGTCAACGGACCCCTGTGACCTTGTTGAGGGCCGTTCGGCATCGGTTCTCTCTCCGGCGACCTGATTTTTTGCAAGTTTAAGCCCCAGCGTCTGTTGTTCACGGTAATGCATTCAGCCTTCGTTACACAGGGCTCAAATCTGTATTTTTGCGGCATTATTCACTCGCAAGGTAGGGAGTGGGCACAGATATGTCTCTTTGGCTCAGTTTCAGATCTGGTTCTTTTGAGTGGGCAAAGATCTGCGTTTTTACCTTGAGGATGAAGCAAGAGCAGTAGGGAGCAGTGGGATTTGACAATGACGATGAAGCACGAGGTGGATTTCTCTCAGTTGGAAGGCAAGAGGTGGTTGAAAgtggaataaaaaattttcatttttacgaaagagagaagaaatagCTTTCGTATTTCTGAATTTAACAAAAGGATAGTTAAGTTCATCTGCCTAGGGGGGACCACAGTTTCGTGGGTGGCTAAGAGGATTGAGGATTGTTTAGAACTTAACTGTCATAAAGGTTTCTTCAGAGAGCTGAGGATGAGTAATGAAGTTGTTAGCATTCAACATCATGTTAACGCAATGGGCAGTTTTTTGCAGATCTCAGAATTCCGAAATGGAATGAGAAAAGGTTTATTGGTGATTCCGGAGGGTGCAAATGGAATGAGGAAAGGTTTATTGGTGATTCTGCAGTCCATTCTAAGTGTCACTGAATCCAAAGCCACTACTCGAAGTGGAgagtttgttgatggaaaaACAGTGGGAAGGCCTTCCTCAGTCAAATATGCTTCATACACAACAGTGTTGAGGTCACTGGCGAGTAGTCCGACCGAGATCAGCTCAGCTACAGAAAGAAAGGGCAAGgcacttgtaggagacaaaaGACGTCAGGTGACATTGGGAGAGCGGAGGGGGTCTTATGGGATGTCAAATCTCAATTGAAGGAAGTTATGGAATATGTAAGAGATCTgatgattaaagtggataaggggCTGGACCTAGTCGTGGGTACAAGTGTGCCGGCAAGTGTGACGGAAAGTGTGCAGGCAAAGGGTGTGTCAACGATAGGGTCGTTAGACGCTGGCATCTTTGTTCGTGCCAGTGTCACTATGCCTTCTGAGGGAGCTGTAGGGTCTCAGGAACCAGTTGCAGATGAAGTTGGTACTTCTGTCTAgggttcttttttatttgaagacgGGGGGTCCTCCCAAGGTCTCGAGTACTTTGGAAGAAACAGTTGAGCCTCTTATAGAAGATGCAAACGGGGTAACAAAAGATAGTGCTTCCCCTCTTGAGGAAGTAGGCACGGCAAACGAACAAGGATTGTTGAGGGGTGGAGCAAATACAAGCAATGTTGATGGAGGGGAGGAACCTGTATTGGTAACAGATGGAGGGGACAACAACCATATAGCTGTCGAGCAACCATTTGGCGAGAAGGAAATTCTCGATTTGTCATTGGTGCCTCATGTGGAGGAAGGTTTAGAGTTGGGAGTGCAATCGGGTACTGTGGTTGGGGATAATGACGTTCTcctggtttctcttcctccgATTAACGATATAGCGGGTTCAACATCATATTAGATTCTGAATAAAGATAACGGGTTTCTACAAACCCTAGGGCTTTCATATGGAGAACATAGAGaatatgaagaccaatttaaaacaCTACTCACTGCAATTGAGGCGAGCCAtgcacttgaaaccaaatctaagtttaagaaaagcagggagttaaagaACCTTTCATGGGAaatcaactacgatgctaagggAGCTAGTTCAAGTTGAGGGAAGGCTAAAGGGAGGGCTTTCGGGTAGAGGTTTTTACAGAATCTAGGAGTTGGGATCGGGGAGGTGTGTTACATTCCAtttcgggcttggtgtattttgggtaggttttcataggcttttgggtcattaggggctctcttgtatacatccagtgcacttggttactcctattgatatatatatataatattattacttataaaaaaaaaaaactttataattaaaagtgAAGACGAAAAACTAAGATAGATACCATCGTGTTTCATGAGCCTCATCCTGGCATCTCTTGGCCAGCACTTCTTATTGTTGTATCCAACCATATTTTCGTTATTAGGATCAGGATGCTCGGTAAGGTACCGCTGAATAAGGTCTCGAGCCTCTTCGTGAGTGAAGCGGAGCAATATATGGACCCTGTCTATGTATCGAGAATACAGCCGAATAGGGTGCCGTGTCTCAACTTTTGTGTCCCAATAAGTGATGAACTCATTAGGCATCTGCGGAGGACCAGCAATCTCACTGCCTCGTGTCAATCCAAGGAGCAAGAGATCCAGCACAAGTCCATAATACTGTACCACAAAAGAAGCAAACTGGAGACCGCGTATAAGACCGTATGAATTCGTGTGACTCATATCCTTGTAAGACAGCACAACATTGTTCTTTGCAGTGACATAATCAGCAATATTGTGGTCAAGAACCAATCGCAAGAGCCTGCAACAGCAGAATAaagaaacattaatttaataatagaaATCCATATTTATAGTTGGAAAAGCAACGAATATGTACTCACCTGTTTAACATTGTCAAGTCGATCTTCTCAAAGAACTTCTCAAACTTTGTTTGAAGCATCACCACGCATTGCCCCTCACTTGTGTCCCATATACCTTGTAAATTGTTTATACCCTGACACCATTTATAAACCAAAAGTGGCGGAGGCTCTGAATCTGCAGGCTTGATCCAGTTTGGAAAGAGATGGCGTTTGTCACCTTCATACCATAAATATTGATCAAGATATGCATCTGTAATCTTCTCAAGAGGCTCAATCTCATAAACTGGAATGAGATAGCTGTACAAATCCATAAACTCTATGCCAACCTAGAAAACAAAAGTTCAGTTCCAACACATTCGATTACAATGCAAGGCCCAAAGGTCAGAATCAATTCATCCATAATCATCAACAAACTCACCTCTTTGAAGGCACGCTGAGTGAGCAGGTGACGCTTTATTCGTGACAGTGCTTCATGTGGGTTATCATAAGCTTGTTCAATGAGACCCAACTCTTCCCTCTGAAGCTGGTTTAATCTCACAGCCACACTATAAGATTCTTTCAACCTCTCCAGAGCAAGGATAAGTAGTTTTGTATCATGCTTATATGACAATGGAGGAAATGGAATGGGAGAAAACTTTCTGGACTCCAACCAATGCACTGTCGTTGTGTAAATGGCAACTGCTTCTTCTGGTGTGACATATGGACCATCTTTTAAATAGTTGTGTTGTCGTTCCTACAACAAGAGAAACGAAAATTGAAAGATAATTAAGATAGTGAGCGCATGCATGTGTACACAAacacatatattataaagtGGAACTTTAACCAGAGACTGTTGAAGTTGGAATACGCACCTGTTCTGCTTTTAACCAAAGCCGAGTCAGTCGCCCAAGATTCTTCCGACAAACTGTTTTATCAACTGTTGCTCCTCGTTTTATACGCTCACGGTTGTAGT
This window of the Juglans regia cultivar Chandler chromosome 12, Walnut 2.0, whole genome shotgun sequence genome carries:
- the LOC109013915 gene encoding pre-mRNA-processing-splicing factor 8A, which encodes MWNNGQIAPPGTTGSSIPPPPAAQPSYTVLPSPAEAEARLEEKARKWQQLNSKRYSDKRKFGFVETQKEDMPPEHVRKIIRDHGDMSSKKFRHDKRVYLGALKFIPHAVYKLLENMPMPWEQVRDVKVLYHISGAITFVNEIPWVVEPIYLAQWGTMWIMMRREKRDRRHFKRMRFPPFDDEEPPLDYADNLLDVDPLEPIQLELDEEEDSAVCTWFYDHKPLVKTKLINGPSYRKWHLSLPIMATLHRLAGQLLSDLIDRNYFYLFDMESFFTAKALNMCIPGGPKFEPLYRDMEKGDEDWNEFNDINKLIIRSPLRTEYRIAFPHLYNNRPRKVKLCVYHSPMIMYIKTEDPDLPAFYYDPLIHPITSTNKERHEKKSRDEDDDDDDFVLPEGVEPFLNDTQLYTDTTAAGVSLLFAPRPFNMRSGRMRRAEDIPLVSEWYKEHCPPSYPVKVRVSYQKLLKCFVLNELHHRPPKAQKKKHLFRSLQATKFFQTTELDWAEAGLQVCKQGYNMLNLLIHRKNLNYLHLDYNFNLKPVKTLTTKERKKSRFGNAFHLCREILRLTKLVVDANIQFRLGNVDAFQLADGLQYTFSHVGQLTGMYRYKYRLMRQIRMCKDLKHLIYYRFNTGPVGKGPGCGFWAPMWRVWLFFLRGIVPLLERWLGNLLARQFEGRHSKGVAKTVTKQRVESHFDLELRAAVMHDVLDAMPEGIKQNKARTILQHLSEAWRCWKANIPWKVPGLPVPIENMILRYVKSKADWWTNVAHYNRERIKRGATVDKTVCRKNLGRLTRLWLKAEQERQHNYLKDGPYVTPEEAVAIYTTTVHWLESRKFSPIPFPPLSYKHDTKLLILALERLKESYSVAVRLNQLQREELGLIEQAYDNPHEALSRIKRHLLTQRAFKEVGIEFMDLYSYLIPVYEIEPLEKITDAYLDQYLWYEGDKRHLFPNWIKPADSEPPPLLVYKWCQGINNLQGIWDTSEGQCVVMLQTKFEKFFEKIDLTMLNRLLRLVLDHNIADYVTAKNNVVLSYKDMSHTNSYGLIRGLQFASFVVQYYGLVLDLLLLGLTRGSEIAGPPQMPNEFITYWDTKVETRHPIRLYSRYIDRVHILLRFTHEEARDLIQRYLTEHPDPNNENMVGYNNKKCWPRDARMRLMKHDVNLGRSVFWDMKNRLPRSITTLEWENSFVSVYSKDNPNLLFSMCGFEVRILPKIRMTQEAFSNTRDGVWNLQNEQTKERTAVAFLRVDDEHMKVFENRVRQILMSSGSTTFTKIVNKWNTALIGLMTYFREATVHTQELLDLLVKCENKIQTRIKIGLNSKMPSRFPPVIFYTPKEIGGLGMLSMGHILIPQSDLRYSQQTDVGVTHFRSGMSHEEDQLIPNLYRYIQPWESEFIDSQRVWAEYALKRQEAQAQNRRLTLEDLEDSWDRGIPRINTLFQKDRHTLAYDKGWRVRTDFKQYQVLKQNPFWWTHQRHDGKLWNLNNYRTDVIQALGGVEGILEHTLFKGTYFPTWEGLFWEKASGFEESMKYKKLTNAQRSGLNQIPNRRFTLWWSPTINRANVYVGFQVQLDLTGIFMHGKIPTLKISLIQIFRAHLWQKVHESVVMDLCQVLDQELDALEIETVQKETIHPRKSYKMNSSCADILLFAAHRWPMSKPSLVAEPKDVFDQKASNKYWVDVQLRWGDYDSHDIERYTRAKFMDYTTDNMSIYPSPTGVMIGLDLAYNLHSAFGNWFPGSKPLIQQAMNKIMKSNPALYVLRERIRKGLQLYSSEPTEPYLSSQNYGEIFSNQIIWFVDDTNVYRVTIHKTFEGNLTTKPINGAIFIFNPRTGQLFLKVIHTSVWAGQKRLGQLAKWKTAEEVAALVRSLPVEEQPKQIIVTRKGMLDPLEVHLLDFPNIVIKGSELQLPFQACLKIEKFGDLILKATEPQMVLFNIYDDWLKSISSYTAFSRLILILRALHVNNEKAKMLLKPDKTIITEPHHIWPSLNDDQWMKVEVALRDLILSDYAKKNNVNTSALTQSEIRDIILGAEITPPSQQRQQIAEIEKQAKEASQLTAVTTKTTNVHGDELIVTTTSPYEQAAFGSKTDWRVRAISATNLYLRVNHIYVNSEDIKETGYTYIMPKNILKKFICIADLRTQIAGYLYGISPPDNPQVKEIRCIAMPPQWGTHQQVNLPAALPEHDFLNDLEPLGWMHTQPNELPQLSPQDLTSHAKILENNKQWDGEKCIILTCSFTPGSCSLTAYKLTPSGYEWGRVNKDTGSNPHGYLPTHYEKVQMLLSDRFLGFYMIPDNGPWNYNFMGVKHAPSMKYGVKLGAPREYYHEDHRPTHFLEFSNLEEGERIAEGDREDTFS